One genomic window of Eleginops maclovinus isolate JMC-PN-2008 ecotype Puerto Natales chromosome 12, JC_Emac_rtc_rv5, whole genome shotgun sequence includes the following:
- the entr1 gene encoding endosome-associated-trafficking regulator 1 isoform X1, which produces MSKQRSCAKALIITDDKQADDLNPFSFREFLRWKNLEPEPDVESDLDQTHRQRLLEGVTFDPEARSCFLSESSLDPQEEEWGRSFQLGVESTSSLCTEEEEEEEEVEETRFSSRPEVQQGAGGGAEHYEGDDETSMAEAVSPCRRRSSQQLQEENQSLRRSIRELERSSQANQRRVEQLTEELLQRRHREEQEAQVLDSMVHSVEQNLTLMTKRAVRAELSVSKLKSELQQLQVEVDSLRSENEGLKAAESEVVMTMRQSAQVASEYLNQTASHAHSSIRQLLGGAETLSLVAQLLASIDRVSSEDAPG; this is translated from the exons ATGTCCAAACAGAGGAGTTGTGCTAAAGCTCTGATCATCACAGACG ACAAGCAGGCGGATGACCTGAACCCATTCTCCTTCAGAGAGTTCCTGCGCTGGAAGAACCTGGAACCAGAACCAGATGTGGAATCAGACCTGgaccagacacacagacag aggtTGTTGGAGGgcgtgacctttgaccctgagGCCAGAAGCTGTTTCTTGTCGGAGTCTTCTCTGGACCCTCAG gaggaggagtgggggcGGAGCTTCCAGTTAGGTGTGGAGAgcacctcctccctctgcacagaggaggaggaggaggaggaggaggtggaggaaacCAG GTTCTCCTCCAGACCTGAGGTCCAgcagggagcaggaggaggagcagagcatTATGAAGGAGATGATGAAACCTCCATGGCTGAAGCCGTCTccccctgcaggaggaggagctcacAGCAG ctgcaggaggagaaccAGTCTCTGAGGAGATCCATCAGGGAGCTGGAGAGGAGCTCACAGGCCAACCAGCGCAG ggtgGAGCAGCTGacggaggagctgctgcagaggaggcaTCGAGAGGAGCAGGAGGCGCAGGTTCTGGACAGCATGGTGCACTCTGTGGAGCAGAACCTGACCCTGATGACG AAGCGAGCAGTGAGGGCAGAGCTGTCTGTCTCTAAGCTGAAGtcggagctgcagcagctgcag gtgGAGGTGGACTCCCTGCGCTCGGAAAACGAGGGTCTGAAGGCGGCAGAGTCGGAGGTCGTCATGACGATGAGACAAAGCGCTCAGGTGGCGTCTGAGTACCTGAACCAGACGGCGAGCCACGCCCACTCCTCCATACG GCAGCTGCTGGGGGGGGCGGAGACCCTCTCTCTGGTCGCCCAGCTGTTGGCCTCCATCGACAGAGTTTCCTCAGAGGACGCTCCGGGATGA
- the entr1 gene encoding endosome-associated-trafficking regulator 1 isoform X2 codes for MSKQRSCAKALIITDDKQADDLNPFSFREFLRWKNLEPEPDVESDLDQTHRQRLLEGVTFDPEARSCFLSESSLDPQEEEWGRSFQLGVESTSSLCTEEEEEEEEVEETRFSSRPEVQQGAGGGAEHYEGDDETSMAEAVSPCRRRSSQQEENQSLRRSIRELERSSQANQRRVEQLTEELLQRRHREEQEAQVLDSMVHSVEQNLTLMTKRAVRAELSVSKLKSELQQLQVEVDSLRSENEGLKAAESEVVMTMRQSAQVASEYLNQTASHAHSSIRQLLGGAETLSLVAQLLASIDRVSSEDAPG; via the exons ATGTCCAAACAGAGGAGTTGTGCTAAAGCTCTGATCATCACAGACG ACAAGCAGGCGGATGACCTGAACCCATTCTCCTTCAGAGAGTTCCTGCGCTGGAAGAACCTGGAACCAGAACCAGATGTGGAATCAGACCTGgaccagacacacagacag aggtTGTTGGAGGgcgtgacctttgaccctgagGCCAGAAGCTGTTTCTTGTCGGAGTCTTCTCTGGACCCTCAG gaggaggagtgggggcGGAGCTTCCAGTTAGGTGTGGAGAgcacctcctccctctgcacagaggaggaggaggaggaggaggaggtggaggaaacCAG GTTCTCCTCCAGACCTGAGGTCCAgcagggagcaggaggaggagcagagcatTATGAAGGAGATGATGAAACCTCCATGGCTGAAGCCGTCTccccctgcaggaggaggagctcacAGCAG gaggagaaccAGTCTCTGAGGAGATCCATCAGGGAGCTGGAGAGGAGCTCACAGGCCAACCAGCGCAG ggtgGAGCAGCTGacggaggagctgctgcagaggaggcaTCGAGAGGAGCAGGAGGCGCAGGTTCTGGACAGCATGGTGCACTCTGTGGAGCAGAACCTGACCCTGATGACG AAGCGAGCAGTGAGGGCAGAGCTGTCTGTCTCTAAGCTGAAGtcggagctgcagcagctgcag gtgGAGGTGGACTCCCTGCGCTCGGAAAACGAGGGTCTGAAGGCGGCAGAGTCGGAGGTCGTCATGACGATGAGACAAAGCGCTCAGGTGGCGTCTGAGTACCTGAACCAGACGGCGAGCCACGCCCACTCCTCCATACG GCAGCTGCTGGGGGGGGCGGAGACCCTCTCTCTGGTCGCCCAGCTGTTGGCCTCCATCGACAGAGTTTCCTCAGAGGACGCTCCGGGATGA